A single window of Halobacterium jilantaiense DNA harbors:
- a CDS encoding NOP5/NOP56 family protein gives MTDQGWFADADVRDPEAAGRVVREGRADAPDDWPTRAVEAGVAADEDEYYELLRDAAIAGTRAAVRERERADDQQLVHAVRAMADLSDAANEVAERAVEWAGSLFEDVDAGVDGARAVADRDPETLAEERAVSLCQRAADLGDERERVREFVEAQAPAVAPNLSMLAGPVLAARLIALAGSLDDLAKMPSGTVQVLGAEDALFAHLRGHAPSPKHGVIYTHEYVHGTHPDERGSAARALAGKLSIAARVDHYSGDRRPELRDELDERMERIRARETE, from the coding sequence ATGACCGACCAGGGCTGGTTCGCGGACGCCGACGTCCGGGACCCCGAGGCCGCGGGCCGCGTCGTCCGGGAGGGCCGGGCGGACGCTCCCGACGACTGGCCGACGCGAGCCGTCGAGGCCGGCGTCGCCGCCGACGAGGACGAGTACTACGAACTGCTGCGCGACGCGGCAATCGCGGGGACGCGGGCGGCGGTCCGGGAGCGCGAGCGCGCCGACGACCAGCAGCTCGTCCACGCCGTGCGGGCGATGGCTGACCTCTCGGACGCCGCCAACGAGGTCGCCGAGCGCGCCGTCGAGTGGGCTGGCAGCCTCTTCGAGGATGTCGACGCGGGCGTTGACGGGGCGCGAGCGGTCGCCGACCGGGACCCTGAGACGCTCGCAGAAGAGCGCGCCGTCTCGCTCTGCCAGCGGGCGGCCGACCTCGGCGACGAGCGCGAGCGCGTCCGCGAGTTCGTCGAAGCCCAAGCGCCCGCCGTCGCGCCGAACCTCTCGATGCTCGCCGGGCCGGTGCTCGCCGCGCGATTGATTGCGCTCGCCGGGAGCCTCGACGACCTGGCGAAGATGCCGTCGGGGACGGTGCAGGTCCTCGGCGCGGAGGACGCGCTGTTCGCGCACCTCCGCGGCCACGCGCCGTCGCCGAAGCACGGCGTCATCTACACCCACGAGTACGTCCACGGCACGCACCCCGACGAGCGGGGGTCTGCGGCGCGCGCGCTCGCCGGGAAGCTCTCGATAGCGGCCAGAGTCGACCACTACTCGGGGGACCGGCGGCCCGAACTCCGCGACGAACTCGACGAACGCATGGAGCGCATCCGCGCTCGTGAGACCGAATGA
- a CDS encoding DUF2391 family protein has protein sequence MSQQSGAPDPADDADRPDLSDLFDELEDLDDHVDSEEARTQLREAKEVATGMRSDGTFGQVIYGFDRTDAAEAALGSLLFGIPMAVEGGTNEAGAFVAQSPWLLAALAVATVAIVHSVLYVAAFQDVRVADPLLGFVPRRLAGVLAVSLGTAAVLLTSWGRLAGDDPVVALGTVLVAWVPMAIGAALGDILPGS, from the coding sequence ATGAGCCAGCAGTCCGGCGCGCCCGACCCCGCAGACGACGCGGACCGGCCGGACCTCTCGGACCTCTTCGACGAACTGGAGGACCTCGACGACCACGTCGACAGCGAGGAAGCGCGGACGCAGCTCCGCGAAGCCAAGGAGGTCGCCACCGGCATGCGGTCCGATGGCACCTTCGGACAGGTCATCTACGGGTTCGACCGGACCGACGCGGCGGAGGCCGCGCTCGGCAGCCTCCTGTTCGGCATCCCGATGGCGGTCGAGGGCGGCACCAACGAGGCGGGCGCGTTCGTCGCGCAGTCGCCGTGGCTGCTCGCGGCCCTGGCAGTGGCGACGGTCGCTATCGTCCACTCGGTCCTCTACGTCGCGGCGTTCCAGGACGTCCGGGTCGCCGACCCGCTACTGGGGTTCGTCCCCCGGCGGCTGGCGGGCGTGCTCGCCGTCTCGCTCGGCACGGCCGCGGTCCTGTTGACGAGCTGGGGTCGGCTGGCGGGCGACGACCCGGTCGTCGCACTGGGTACCGTGCTCGTGGCGTGGGTGCCGATGGCCATCGGCGCTGCCCTCGGCGATATTCTGCCCGGTTCGTGA
- a CDS encoding ATP-binding protein, producing the protein MNDEDSGPPGDGDDVPRVSLTCGSGEADDTDGHITAWNAAAAAATGREHLGGVRFDDLLAAEEPTGLVDAARRNGDATVEAAFANAPGVQYDFHATRLVDGTVSIHGVATTPPAPLEESWVDRVTDAFFAVDDDWRLTYVNEEAREIIASAMGTDYSRQELLGRHLWTAIPDAVDTPFYDQYQAAMASQEPASFEEYYEPVDAYLEVRAFPSESGLSVYFRDVTRRRERLETLEERERVLRRLYEVTSAGDRPFEERVETLLAVGSEFLCVDYGTLSRISGDEYEFEYVHAPPDAGLEPGDVVPVETTNCERAATTEETLVLANVERDAPDLADRAGGGGDSISSYLGAPIVVEGEVYGTFCFYDTDPREERFDDWEVTVVDLMAQWVANELTDRRIRERLERQNEQLADFASIVSHDLRNPLNVLDGSLDLAAESGDPEDFQRCQRAVDRMNELVEDLLALARTGEPVSESEPVDLAAVARDAWETVENDGAALNVQSTQSVSADRSRLQQLLSNLFRNALEHGSVAPDSQAPQDDSEGDSDGRDPVVTVTVGDTDDGFYVADDGPGIPAEAREDLFDHGFSTSADGTGFGLSIVAEVADAHGWTVTAADSAAGGARFEFTGVDGGSEI; encoded by the coding sequence ATGAACGACGAAGACAGCGGGCCGCCCGGCGACGGCGACGACGTTCCACGGGTCTCGCTCACCTGCGGCAGCGGCGAGGCCGACGACACCGACGGGCACATCACGGCGTGGAACGCGGCCGCCGCCGCCGCGACGGGCCGCGAACACCTCGGCGGCGTCCGCTTCGACGACCTGCTCGCGGCCGAGGAGCCGACTGGACTCGTCGACGCGGCGCGCCGGAACGGCGACGCGACCGTCGAAGCCGCGTTCGCGAACGCGCCCGGCGTGCAGTACGACTTCCACGCGACCCGGCTGGTCGACGGCACGGTCTCGATTCACGGGGTCGCCACCACGCCGCCAGCCCCCCTCGAAGAGTCATGGGTCGACCGCGTCACGGACGCGTTCTTCGCCGTCGACGACGACTGGCGGCTCACGTACGTCAACGAGGAGGCCCGCGAGATTATCGCGAGCGCCATGGGCACCGACTACTCCCGGCAGGAGCTACTCGGCCGCCACCTCTGGACGGCGATTCCGGACGCCGTCGACACCCCGTTCTACGACCAGTACCAGGCGGCGATGGCGTCACAGGAGCCCGCGTCCTTCGAGGAGTACTACGAGCCCGTCGACGCCTACCTCGAAGTGCGGGCGTTCCCGTCGGAGTCCGGGCTCTCCGTGTACTTCCGGGACGTGACCCGGCGTCGCGAACGCCTCGAAACGCTGGAGGAACGCGAGCGCGTGCTTCGACGGCTCTACGAGGTGACGTCGGCGGGCGACCGGCCGTTCGAGGAGCGCGTCGAGACGCTGCTGGCGGTCGGCTCCGAGTTCCTCTGCGTCGACTACGGCACGCTGTCCCGTATCTCGGGCGACGAGTACGAGTTCGAGTACGTCCACGCGCCGCCGGACGCGGGCCTGGAGCCCGGCGACGTGGTGCCGGTGGAGACGACGAACTGCGAGCGCGCCGCGACGACCGAGGAGACGCTCGTGCTGGCGAACGTCGAGCGGGACGCCCCCGACCTCGCGGACCGTGCCGGCGGTGGCGGAGACAGCATCTCGTCGTACCTCGGTGCGCCGATTGTCGTCGAGGGCGAGGTGTACGGGACGTTCTGCTTCTACGACACGGACCCCCGCGAGGAACGCTTCGACGACTGGGAGGTGACGGTCGTCGACCTGATGGCGCAGTGGGTCGCGAACGAACTCACCGACCGCCGGATTCGGGAGCGCCTGGAGCGCCAGAACGAGCAGCTCGCGGACTTCGCGTCCATCGTCTCCCACGACCTCCGGAACCCTCTGAACGTCCTCGACGGCTCGCTCGACCTCGCCGCGGAGTCCGGCGACCCGGAGGACTTCCAGCGGTGCCAGCGCGCCGTCGACCGCATGAACGAACTCGTCGAGGACTTGCTCGCGCTGGCGCGCACGGGCGAGCCGGTCTCCGAGTCCGAGCCGGTCGACCTCGCTGCCGTCGCTCGCGACGCCTGGGAGACCGTCGAGAACGACGGCGCGGCACTGAACGTCCAGAGCACTCAGTCCGTGTCCGCCGACCGGAGCCGTCTCCAGCAGTTGCTGTCGAACCTCTTCCGAAATGCCCTGGAACACGGCTCCGTGGCCCCTGACTCGCAGGCTCCGCAGGACGACAGTGAGGGTGATTCCGACGGTCGCGACCCGGTCGTGACCGTCACGGTCGGTGACACGGACGACGGCTTCTACGTCGCGGACGACGGCCCCGGCATCCCGGCCGAGGCGCGCGAAGACCTCTTCGACCACGGCTTCAGCACGAGCGCCGACGGAACGGGGTTCGGACTCAGCATCGTCGCGGAAGTCGCGGACGCCCACGGCTGGACGGTGACGGCCGCCGACAGCGCCGCGGGCGGCGCGCGCTTCGAGTTCACCGGCGTCGACGGCGGCTCGGAGATTTAA
- a CDS encoding potassium channel family protein gives MTPGTLDVVVAGGGRVGFQTAQRLADRGHDVTVLEADPSRCEHISDAYVATVVEGDATNPSILEQAVGGGCDVVAGLTGSAGANLAVCMEARELAPDARTVARIDSKDKEAYERFVDATLYPEEAGARAAVNEIAGGEVFSLTEHTGDLDVMRVEVAERAPGAGKSLAEVRLPEGALVVSGGDGDSVATSDTTLSPGDVYVVAAEPAVVDEVMNLLRG, from the coding sequence ATGACACCCGGAACACTCGACGTCGTCGTCGCCGGCGGCGGACGCGTCGGCTTCCAGACCGCCCAGCGTCTCGCCGACCGCGGCCACGACGTCACCGTCCTCGAAGCCGACCCGAGCCGCTGTGAACACATCAGCGACGCCTACGTCGCCACCGTCGTGGAGGGCGACGCGACCAACCCCAGTATCCTCGAACAGGCCGTCGGCGGCGGCTGTGACGTCGTCGCCGGGCTCACTGGGTCGGCGGGCGCGAACCTCGCGGTGTGCATGGAAGCCCGCGAACTCGCCCCCGACGCCCGAACGGTCGCGCGCATCGACTCGAAGGACAAGGAAGCCTACGAGCGGTTCGTCGACGCCACGCTCTACCCCGAGGAGGCGGGCGCTCGCGCCGCCGTCAACGAGATTGCGGGCGGCGAAGTGTTCTCACTGACCGAACACACGGGCGACCTCGACGTGATGCGCGTCGAGGTCGCGGAGCGGGCACCGGGCGCGGGGAAGTCCCTCGCCGAGGTCCGCCTGCCGGAAGGCGCGCTCGTCGTCTCCGGTGGGGACGGCGACAGCGTCGCCACCAGCGACACGACACTCTCGCCGGGCGACGTGTACGTGGTCGCCGCCGAGCCGGCGGTCGTCGACGAAGTGATGAATCTGCTCCGCGGCTAG
- a CDS encoding elongation factor 1-beta, with translation MGKVAAVLKVMPQSPEIDLDDLQESLSESLPEGAKINGTDTEEVAFGLTALLTTVIVPDDSGGTEAVEEAFSNVDDVESVGVEEVGRI, from the coding sequence ATGGGGAAGGTCGCTGCCGTCCTCAAGGTCATGCCCCAGAGCCCCGAGATCGATCTGGACGACCTCCAGGAGTCGCTCTCGGAGTCTCTCCCGGAAGGCGCGAAGATCAACGGGACCGACACCGAGGAGGTCGCGTTCGGCCTGACCGCGCTCCTCACCACAGTCATCGTGCCGGACGACTCCGGCGGGACGGAAGCCGTCGAGGAGGCGTTCTCGAACGTCGACGACGTCGAGTCCGTCGGCGTCGAGGAAGTCGGCCGCATCTGA
- a CDS encoding APC family permease, whose protein sequence is MSQETRSPDANLGLLDATMIGMGAMIGAGIFVLTGLAADIAGPAAIVVFAANGAVTAFTALSYAELASAIPKSGGGYAYVREVFADLPSFLMGWMLWFAYMIAGTLYALGFAPNFVELLHVYGVAPGPETIGAIGLPVLDAAVPALPLLALAAVLALVALNAVSTAASGSAETIFTLVKVAILVVFVGFGATSDLFSAAEFQPLFPESEGAYAVLPAMGLTFIAFEGYDLITTVTEEVKNPRKNIPRAIFLSLIVTVVVYLAVVVVAIGTLGAGGLADAGEAGIAAAATTFMPKNLPVIQNGGVVVVFGAVFSTLTALNAVVIASSRVAFAMGRERQLLPRFGHLHHRYGTPFVAILVSGLVMLSAVVLPTESAGNMSSLFFLVSFVVVNAAVIRLRRNRPDMTRPYEIPLYPAPPLLAILLNLGLAGVLVTHLWTEDPLALALSAGWLVLGAVAFYALRAVRSDADEQPQQPDTPTPIED, encoded by the coding sequence ATGAGCCAGGAGACCAGAAGCCCGGACGCGAACCTCGGACTGCTCGACGCGACGATGATCGGCATGGGTGCCATGATCGGTGCCGGCATCTTCGTGCTCACCGGCCTCGCAGCGGACATCGCGGGTCCCGCCGCCATCGTCGTGTTCGCTGCCAACGGCGCGGTCACCGCGTTCACGGCGCTGTCGTACGCCGAACTCGCCTCCGCCATTCCGAAGTCCGGCGGCGGGTACGCGTACGTCCGAGAAGTGTTCGCAGACCTCCCCTCGTTCCTCATGGGGTGGATGCTGTGGTTCGCGTACATGATCGCCGGCACGCTGTACGCTCTCGGGTTCGCGCCGAACTTCGTGGAGCTGCTGCACGTCTACGGCGTCGCACCGGGGCCGGAGACAATCGGCGCAATCGGGCTGCCCGTCCTCGACGCCGCAGTGCCCGCGCTCCCGTTGCTCGCGCTCGCCGCCGTGCTGGCGCTGGTCGCACTGAACGCCGTCTCGACGGCCGCCAGCGGGAGCGCGGAGACGATATTCACGCTCGTGAAGGTCGCCATTCTCGTGGTGTTCGTTGGGTTCGGCGCGACCAGCGACCTCTTCTCCGCCGCGGAGTTCCAGCCGCTGTTCCCCGAGAGCGAGGGCGCGTACGCCGTCCTGCCCGCGATGGGGCTGACGTTCATCGCGTTCGAGGGCTACGACCTCATCACCACTGTCACCGAGGAAGTCAAGAACCCTCGCAAGAACATCCCGCGCGCCATCTTCCTCTCGCTCATCGTGACCGTCGTCGTCTACCTCGCGGTCGTCGTCGTCGCCATCGGCACCCTCGGGGCGGGCGGCCTCGCAGACGCCGGCGAGGCCGGCATCGCCGCGGCCGCGACGACGTTCATGCCGAAGAACCTCCCGGTCATCCAGAACGGCGGCGTCGTGGTCGTGTTCGGCGCGGTGTTCTCGACGCTCACCGCGCTCAACGCCGTCGTCATCGCGTCCTCCCGCGTCGCCTTCGCGATGGGGCGCGAACGCCAACTCCTCCCGCGGTTCGGCCACCTCCACCACCGTTACGGGACGCCGTTCGTCGCCATCCTCGTCTCCGGCCTCGTGATGCTCAGCGCCGTCGTGCTGCCCACGGAAAGCGCGGGCAACATGTCGAGCCTGTTCTTCCTCGTCTCCTTCGTCGTCGTGAACGCCGCTGTCATCCGGCTCAGGCGGAACCGGCCGGACATGACGCGGCCCTACGAGATTCCGCTCTACCCCGCGCCGCCCCTGCTCGCCATCCTGCTGAACCTCGGGCTGGCGGGCGTCCTCGTCACCCACCTCTGGACCGAGGACCCGCTCGCGCTCGCGCTGAGCGCGGGCTGGCTCGTCCTCGGTGCGGTCGCGTTCTACGCGCTGCGGGCGGTCCGCAGTGACGCCGACGAACAGCCACAACAACCAGACACCCCGACACCAATCGAAGACTGA
- a CDS encoding HVO_2753 family zinc finger protein yields the protein MSEATQARKCVSCGINISGTTAASFKCPDCGQQIYRCSKCRKQSNLYECPDCGFRGP from the coding sequence ATGAGCGAAGCTACGCAGGCGCGCAAGTGCGTCTCCTGTGGCATCAACATCTCCGGCACCACCGCCGCGTCGTTCAAGTGCCCGGACTGCGGCCAGCAGATTTACCGCTGCTCGAAGTGCCGCAAGCAGAGCAACCTCTACGAGTGCCCCGACTGCGGGTTCCGGGGGCCGTAA
- a CDS encoding fibrillarin-like rRNA/tRNA 2'-O-methyltransferase, protein MSLPGGVERRQFDGGDEALSTRGEPAYGEPVVDGWRRWDARRSKLGATLELGLHTGLSAGDAVLYLGAANGTTVSHVADFAGPTYAVEFAPRPVRDLVEVAEARDNLVPLLKDARQPETYAHVVESGLDAIVQDVATRGQADVALANRKFLADDGRLVAAIKARSEDVTEAPEDVFERVLDQLREGYEVLATERMEPFHEDHLAVVATPK, encoded by the coding sequence ATGAGCCTCCCCGGTGGCGTCGAACGCCGACAGTTCGACGGCGGCGACGAGGCGCTCTCGACCCGCGGCGAGCCGGCGTACGGCGAGCCGGTGGTCGACGGCTGGCGGCGCTGGGACGCCCGCCGCTCGAAGCTCGGTGCGACCCTCGAACTCGGCCTCCACACGGGGCTCTCGGCCGGCGACGCCGTCCTCTACCTCGGCGCTGCGAACGGCACGACGGTGAGCCACGTCGCTGACTTCGCGGGGCCGACGTACGCGGTCGAGTTCGCGCCACGGCCCGTCAGGGACCTCGTCGAAGTCGCCGAGGCCCGCGACAACCTCGTCCCGCTGCTGAAGGACGCGCGGCAGCCCGAGACGTACGCCCACGTCGTCGAATCGGGGCTGGACGCCATCGTGCAGGACGTGGCGACGCGCGGGCAGGCCGACGTGGCGCTCGCGAACCGCAAGTTCCTCGCCGACGACGGCCGGCTCGTGGCGGCCATCAAGGCCCGCAGCGAGGACGTGACCGAAGCCCCCGAGGACGTCTTCGAGCGCGTCCTCGACCAGCTCCGCGAGGGCTACGAGGTGCTGGCGACCGAGCGCATGGAGCCGTTCCACGAGGACCACCTCGCGGTCGTCGCGACCCCGAAGTGA
- a CDS encoding glutamate--cysteine ligase, producing the protein MDVGSPEAFAESGTLGVEEEFFVVDERGVPTAGSDELVYEGDPPELLDGRVDHELFKFVVETQTPKLDGPGEAAEAIEEVRAALVAYAEEYDYRIAAAGLHPGARWREHEHAEKPRYRSQLDRIQYPQHRNTTAGLHVHVGVDDPDKAVWVANRLRWHTPVMLALSANSPYWNGFDTGLASARAKIFEGLPNTGMPTAFDSFEAYQNFERRMVEHGSIADRGELWYDVRPHSGHGTVEVRAPDAQADPDVVSAFVEYSHALVTDYADRYEDHPDPFEVDGLRRELLDENKWRATRHGHESSFVTRDGTGTVDLGEVVDRECERLGVSGIRDVYDAASGSERQRRLLDERGERALYESLVL; encoded by the coding sequence ATGGACGTGGGTTCGCCGGAGGCGTTCGCGGAGTCGGGGACGCTGGGCGTCGAGGAGGAGTTCTTCGTGGTTGACGAGCGCGGCGTGCCCACCGCGGGAAGCGACGAACTGGTGTACGAGGGCGACCCGCCGGAGCTTCTGGACGGCCGCGTGGACCACGAGCTGTTCAAGTTCGTCGTCGAGACGCAGACGCCGAAACTGGACGGTCCCGGGGAGGCCGCCGAGGCAATCGAGGAGGTCCGAGCGGCGCTGGTGGCGTACGCCGAGGAGTACGACTACCGCATCGCCGCGGCGGGCCTCCACCCGGGGGCGCGGTGGCGCGAGCACGAGCACGCGGAGAAACCCCGGTATCGCTCCCAGCTCGACCGCATCCAGTACCCCCAGCACCGGAACACGACGGCGGGGCTGCACGTCCACGTCGGCGTCGACGACCCGGACAAAGCGGTCTGGGTGGCGAACCGGCTGCGGTGGCACACGCCCGTGATGCTGGCGCTGTCGGCGAACTCGCCGTACTGGAACGGCTTCGACACGGGGCTGGCGTCGGCGCGCGCGAAGATATTCGAGGGGCTGCCGAACACGGGGATGCCGACGGCGTTCGACTCCTTCGAGGCGTACCAGAACTTCGAGCGCCGGATGGTCGAACACGGCAGCATCGCGGACCGCGGGGAACTCTGGTACGACGTGCGGCCGCACTCCGGCCACGGGACGGTGGAGGTCCGCGCGCCGGACGCGCAAGCCGACCCGGACGTGGTGTCGGCGTTCGTGGAGTACTCGCACGCGCTCGTCACGGACTACGCGGACCGCTACGAGGACCACCCCGACCCCTTCGAAGTGGACGGCCTCCGACGGGAACTGCTCGACGAGAACAAGTGGCGAGCGACCAGACACGGCCACGAGTCGTCGTTTGTGACGCGAGACGGCACCGGGACGGTCGACCTCGGCGAGGTCGTCGACCGGGAGTGCGAGCGCCTCGGCGTCTCCGGTATCAGGGACGTCTACGACGCCGCGTCCGGGAGCGAGCGCCAGCGCCGGCTGCTGGACGAGCGCGGCGAGCGCGCGCTCTACGAGTCGCTGGTCCTCTAG
- a CDS encoding MBL fold metallo-hydrolase has product MRLAPSVYAFPVTVERDGREATYHPAGVETDDGLVLVDTTLPGHLDDLAAALDDEEFRLRDVEYVVITHEDSDHAGCLAALTEETDATVLAAIGDSPVVEGDREPRGGSAYPPADVDVRVTHGTELHTDAGPLRVVDTPGHTEGHVSLHLPDRGFLLAGDALTADGGDLAGPIPEFTEDMDAALDSVARLGDLDIDGVLAFHGGPVDATDDDIRELHASLST; this is encoded by the coding sequence ATGCGACTCGCACCCAGCGTCTACGCGTTCCCTGTCACGGTCGAGCGCGACGGCCGCGAAGCCACCTACCACCCGGCGGGCGTCGAGACCGACGACGGGCTCGTGCTCGTGGACACGACGCTCCCCGGGCACCTCGACGACCTCGCGGCCGCCCTCGACGACGAGGAGTTCCGGCTGCGGGACGTCGAGTACGTCGTAATCACGCACGAGGACAGCGACCACGCGGGCTGTCTCGCGGCGCTCACCGAGGAGACCGACGCCACAGTACTCGCGGCCATCGGCGACTCGCCGGTCGTGGAGGGGGACCGCGAGCCCCGCGGCGGCAGCGCCTACCCGCCCGCCGACGTGGACGTTCGGGTCACGCACGGCACCGAACTCCACACGGACGCCGGCCCGCTCCGCGTTGTGGACACGCCCGGCCACACCGAGGGCCACGTCTCGCTGCACCTCCCCGACCGGGGCTTCCTGCTCGCAGGCGACGCGCTCACTGCCGACGGCGGCGACCTCGCCGGACCGATTCCGGAATTCACAGAGGACATGGACGCGGCGCTGGACTCGGTCGCGCGGCTCGGTGACCTCGATATCGACGGCGTGCTGGCGTTCCACGGCGGCCCCGTCGACGCCACGGACGACGACATCCGGGAGCTACACGCGTCGCTGTCGACGTGA
- a CDS encoding methyl-accepting chemotaxis protein — MQATTADSGAVSDFDARLLLDAFNLPSFAVDASGTVVAWNDSIEALLDTPREDALGVANVGEKLNDDGSATLANKVAEQPVETHEAFDGVGLADDEYALLSGEYVYEDTTVVDGADLWFVAAPVYRDDELVGVVEIVQSVTDSARYQRELEALFDELVDTLSAYQDGRFDASVSVTQTDTLLDDSYLRVAEQLDDFGDMLDAHISEVHEDVEQLQAAAESVAESSAEINEVSSKQAENVGTVADEVETLSATVEEVASTADEVVQTSSEAEDIAATGSEVASEATEAIEDVATAAGSVTTDVEELQDRIEAIDEVVDVISGIAEQTNMLALNASIEAARAGEEGQGFAVVAEEVKDLAEDAQSNAGRIESMVGEIQRDTEQTVSDLVSTTERIEDAVGQVEDAMGRFEAIVDAVEATAEGIEQVSDATSEQAASAEEIAAMVDETADLATEISTAVERIVGRTEEQSAMLQELDASVAELRGD; from the coding sequence ATGCAGGCCACGACAGCTGATTCCGGAGCGGTCTCCGACTTCGACGCTCGACTACTGCTGGACGCGTTCAATCTGCCGTCGTTCGCCGTCGACGCGAGTGGAACGGTGGTCGCGTGGAACGACTCGATCGAGGCGCTGCTCGACACGCCCCGCGAGGACGCACTCGGCGTCGCCAACGTCGGTGAGAAACTGAACGACGACGGTTCGGCGACGCTCGCCAACAAGGTCGCCGAGCAGCCCGTCGAGACGCACGAAGCGTTCGACGGCGTCGGCCTCGCCGACGACGAGTACGCACTGTTGAGCGGCGAGTACGTCTACGAGGACACGACGGTCGTCGACGGCGCGGACCTCTGGTTCGTCGCCGCACCAGTCTACCGGGACGACGAGCTCGTCGGCGTCGTCGAAATCGTGCAGTCGGTGACCGACTCCGCGCGGTACCAGCGGGAACTCGAGGCGCTGTTCGACGAACTCGTCGACACGCTCAGTGCCTACCAGGACGGCCGGTTCGACGCGAGCGTCTCAGTCACACAGACGGACACGCTGCTCGACGACAGCTACCTGCGGGTGGCCGAGCAACTCGACGACTTCGGGGACATGCTCGACGCTCACATCTCGGAAGTCCACGAGGACGTCGAGCAGTTGCAGGCGGCGGCCGAGTCGGTCGCCGAGTCGTCGGCGGAAATCAACGAGGTGTCGTCCAAGCAAGCCGAGAACGTCGGGACAGTCGCCGACGAGGTCGAGACGCTGAGCGCGACCGTCGAAGAGGTCGCGTCGACTGCCGACGAGGTGGTTCAGACGAGCAGTGAGGCCGAGGACATCGCAGCCACCGGGAGCGAGGTCGCCAGCGAGGCGACCGAAGCGATCGAGGACGTGGCGACCGCCGCCGGGAGTGTCACGACAGACGTCGAGGAGCTACAGGACCGCATCGAAGCGATCGACGAGGTCGTGGACGTCATCAGCGGCATCGCGGAGCAGACGAACATGCTGGCGCTGAACGCGTCCATCGAAGCGGCTCGGGCCGGTGAGGAGGGCCAGGGGTTCGCAGTCGTCGCCGAGGAGGTCAAGGACCTCGCGGAGGACGCGCAGTCGAACGCGGGGCGCATCGAGTCGATGGTCGGAGAGATTCAGCGCGACACCGAGCAGACGGTCTCGGACCTCGTATCGACGACCGAGCGCATCGAGGACGCGGTCGGACAGGTCGAGGACGCGATGGGGCGTTTCGAGGCGATCGTGGACGCCGTCGAGGCGACCGCAGAGGGAATCGAGCAGGTGTCGGACGCGACCAGCGAGCAGGCTGCGAGCGCAGAGGAGATTGCTGCGATGGTCGACGAGACGGCGGACCTCGCGACTGAGATCTCGACAGCCGTGGAGCGCATCGTCGGTCGAACCGAGGAACAGTCGGCCATGTTGCAGGAACTGGACGCGTCCGTCGCGGAACTCCGCGGCGACTGA